The Phocoena sinus isolate mPhoSin1 chromosome 12, mPhoSin1.pri, whole genome shotgun sequence genome includes a window with the following:
- the CASP8AP2 gene encoding CASP8-associated protein 2 isoform X3: MAADDDNGDGTSLFDVFSASPLKNNDEGSLDIYAGLDSAVSDNATKSSVPSRNCLDLYEEILTEEGTAKEATYNDLQVEYGKCQLQMKELMKKFKEIQTQNFSLKNENQSLKKNISALIKTARVEINRKDEEINNLHQRLSEFPHLRNTHKTSRTPDIVKTKGLKSRSLHLDDCSKTDHRVKSDVSKDVHYSTSLPYLEKEGKSHSEKKGTSHLPTSVEKHSTNGIWSRSHYQVGEGSSSEDHRRGRKDRHSQYGRGTDRIRKDLNTSCGDGEPRNIEASQRLQGRPEKYSKGEPKAESKNSKFKSNTDLDYKNERSSSSWEKESSRDRSHTRLESQSDKKLERQSERSQNINRKELKSQDKEERKVDQKPKSVVKDQDHWKRSERALLPYCKKELAKSSHNSSKYHPEERRGREDCKRDRAVSNHSFQEGRCPSSLSTNRIHKHVDSKEVDAVHQWENAPLRVERHRTEDKRKREQEGKEENKHMRNEKRVLAEHLQKTNRETKKAATDLKRQNEPKNDNGEVSNNDVSEGVDDKEPAVKPENGSNETQNKDLKLSFMEKLNLTLSPAKKQPVSQENLHKITDTPKSSDICDLESLVQAKTVTCIPSVSEHITEETKSELLEPKDALTAASEPRTSVSERKIEEENSLFIKSVANTVHCDMSICGTEISFSASVEMQQTESLFPSSTEMEQTINGARAAVPVVIDTVQTNVSQNFGLELDTKRKDDLNSCSISEDTEMKEAFSTKVTESNESILQPSIEEAVILPTVLSEDGKPNLEPSLVDAPLVGSKSCHLEPCLPKETPESSLRQTELTDHRMEIGEANSVYHDDENSVLSIDLNQLRPIPEAISPLNSPVRPVAKVLRLESPSRVPLYNNSHKDVFPPNLAHSASKSQSDLNKENQKPICKSDKFTEADSHKNSSLDELEEGEIISDSEKSEPQKRFDKSTNPRASAEVQNTRTNPGSRKSTVHLDKDNRKVSSIKIHQTKSKWNKRRTESSRSSKTERKDRSVGTSSLEKIVPIIAAPSSVREVVHMLRMIRKHVRKNYMKFKVKFSSIQFHRIIESAILSFTSLIKHLDLSKISKSVTILQKNLCDVIESKLKQVKKNGIVDRLFEQQLPDMKKKLWKFVDEQLDYLFTKLKKILAKFCDSINIGSDSDEGKLEKRNKDKAQYSNCQKGNVGSSSKEMLKEKPPKSEDSGYSKSLVGCKKSEEKHQEQNNSSINRVKHNIKKSTNTCFGNIKNPQFEEASLEPNCPSTPKAGKMEGSTIEDSQASQHAALKPERSFEILTEQQASSLTFNLVSDAQMGEIFKSLLQGSDLLDNSVNCNEKSEWELKTPAKQMLETLKCESLPVCTTEELVSGVVSPCPKVISDDNWSLLSSEKGPSLSSGLSLPVHPDVLDESCMFEVSTNVALSKDNVCSSEKSKPCVSSILLEDLAVSLTVPSPLKSDGHLSFLKSDVSSNSTPEEVISAHFSEDALLEEEDASEQDIHLALESDNSSSKSSCSSSWTSRSIAPGFQYHPNLPMHAVIMEKSNDHFIVKIRRAAPSTSPSHKQNTVADESLPRVEKEADETVEKKYISCQYRVFKSVEELKISSKNVDSSKSVHEEQDCMIQTEVPDIYEFLKDASGKVVHSTEVVEECFKLHQVWEPKVPESVEELPPMDEIPHSVEDHLPNAYIDLTKDPVTETKKLGEFVEVTVLNIEQLGCSGSSVDQNAPVLDSMQPDTVDAFIDLTQDVSSDSKNEGNCPALAVKDLGCQVICVDEDNSKEEKVQVANRPLECIVEEACIDLTSAFPSSGEVKKVDVKSELASNSGSSELPGALDNAHKKRKNLSDLNPSQKKQRKEADLTGREKTKKITQDSGENGDAHRKKASKKKAPVVTKDPSSLKESPGTKDASAASATSLASLSAKNVIKKKGEIIVSWTRNDDREILLECQKKGPSLKTFSQLAAKLNKNPYQVSERFQQLMKLFEKSKCR, translated from the exons ATGGCAGCAGATGATGACAATGGTGATGGAACAAGTTTATTTGATGTCTTTTCTG cttctcctcttaaaaataatgatgaaggTTCTTTGGACATATATGCTGGGTTGGACAGTGCTGTTTCTG acaATGCTACCAAATCCTCTGTACCATCCAGAAATTGTTTGGATTTATATGAAGAAATCCTGACTGAAGAAGGAACTGCAAAGGAGGCAACATATAATGAT TTGCAGGTAGAATATGGAAAATGTCAGCTGCAAATGAAAGAGCTGATGAAAAAGTTTAAGGAAATACAGACACAG AATTTcagcttaaaaaatgaaaaccagtcTCTTAAGAAAAATATCTCAGCACTTATCAAAACTGCCAGAGTGGAAATAAACCgcaaagatgaagaaataaataatcttcACCAAAG ATTGTCTGAGTTTCCACATCTTCGAAATACTCATAAAACTTCAAGGACACCAGATATAGTTAAAACAAAAGGTCTTAAATCCAGATCTCTCCATTTGGATGATTGTTCAAAGACTGATCACAGAGTGAAAAGTGATGTTTCTAAAGATGTACATTATAGCACTTCACTGCCATACCtcgaaaaggaaggaaaatcacATTCTGAAAAAAAGGGCACTTCACATTTGCCTACATCTGTTGAAAAACACTCCACCAATGGCATTTGGTCACGTTCCCATTATCAGGTTGGTGAGGGTAGTTCCAGTGAGGatcacagaagaggaaggaaagatagACATAGCCAGTACGGCAGAGGGACTGACAGAATACGAAAAGACTTGAACACTAGCTGTGGTGATGGTGAACCGAGGAACATAGAGGCCAGTCAGAGGCTACAAGGACGTCCTGAGAAATACAGTAAAGGTGAACCAAAGGCTGAAAGCAAAAATTCAAAGTTTAAAAGTAACACAGATTTGGATTATAAAAATGAACGCAGTAGCTCTTCTTGGGAGAAAGAAAGCTCTAGAGACAGGTCACACACTCGACTAGAATCTCAAAGTGACAAAAAACTCGAAAGACAAAGTGAAAGAtcacaaaatataaatagaaaagaacttaaatcacaagacaaagaagaaaggaaagttgaCCAAAAACCTAAGTCAGTAGTAAAAGACCAGGATCATTGGAAAAGATCTGAACGAGCATTGCTTCCTTATTGCAAGAAGGAACTAGCAAAATCTTCTCATAATTCAAGTAAATATCATCCAGAAGAGAGAAGAGGCCGGGAAGATTGTAAAAGAGACAGGGCTGTAAGTAATCATAGTTTTCAAGAAGGAAGATGTCCGTCCTCTCTTTCAACCAATAGAATTCACAAACATGTTGACTCTAAGGAAGTTGATGCTGTGCACCAATGGGAAAATGCACCTTTAAGGGTAGAAAGGCATAGAACTGAAGATAAGCGGAAAAGAGAACAAGagggcaaagaagaaaataagcatatgagaaatgaaaaaagagtacTTGCAGAACATCTGCAGAAGACAAACAGAGAGACTAAGAAAGCCGCTACAGATTTAAAGAGACAGAATGAGCCAAAAAATGATAACGGTGAAGTCTCTAATAATGATGTTTCTGAAGGAGTGGATGATAAAGAGCCAGCAGTTAAACCTGAGAACGGTTCaaatgaaacacaaaacaaagactTAAAGTTAAGCTTTATGGAAAAATTGAACTTAACTCTTTCTCCTGCTAAAAAGCAGCCTGTTTCTCAGGAAAATCTGCATAAAATAACCGATACTCCCAAATCAAGTGACATATGTGATTTGGAGTCCTTGGTGCAGGCTAAAACTGTGACATGTATTCCCTCTGTCAGTGAACATATCACAGAGGAAACCAAATCAGAGTTATTGGAACCAAAGGATGCTCTTACAGCAGCATCTGAACCCAGGACCAGtgtttcagaaaggaaaatagaagaagaaaatagtTTGTTCATTAAATCTGTTGCGAATACTGTGCATTGTGATATGTCCATTTGTGGCACAGAGATTTCCTTCTCAGCATCTGTGGAAATGCAACAAACAGAATCCTTGTTTCCATCATCAACAGAAATGGAACAGACCATTAATGGTGCCAGGGCAGCAGTTCCTGTGGTAATAGACACAGTACAAACAAATGTTTCTCAAAACTTTGGTTTGGAATTGGATACCAAAAGAAAGGATGACTTAAATTCTTGTAGTATTTCCGAAGATACAGAAATGAAGGAGGCTTTTTCAACCAAAGTGACCGAATCCAATGAAAGCATTTTGCAGCCTTCAATTGAAGAAGCTGTCATTTTGCCAACAGTCCTTTCAGAAGATGGTAAACCAAACCTTGAGCCTTCTCTTGTAGATGCACCACTGGTTGGGAGTAAGTCTTGTCACTTGGAGCCTTGCTTACCTAAAGAGACTCCAGAATCTTCACTTCGGCAGACTGAGTTAACGGACCACAGAATGGAAATTGGTGAAGCAAACTCAGTATATCACGACGATGAGAACTCAGTTCTGAGCATTGACCTTAATCAGCTGAGACCTATTCCAGAAGCCATCAGTCCTCTGAATAGTCCCGTGAGACCTGTAGCAAAAGTTCTTAGACTGGAAAGCCCATCTCGAGTTCCATTATATAATAACAGTCATAAAG ATGTGTTTCCACCAAATTTAGCTCATTCTGCCTCCAAGAGTCAGTCTGATCTCAATAAGGAAAATCAAAAGCCAATTTGCAAATCTGACAAATTTACAGAAGCAGACTCCCACAAGAATTCATCTTTAGATGAATTAGAAGAAGGAGAAATTATAAGCGACAGTGAAAAATCTGAACCACAAAAACGTTTTGACAAAAGTACCAACCCAAGAGCTTCTGCTGAAGTGCAGAACACAAGAACTAACCCAGGAAGTAGGAAAAGCACTGTGCATTTGGATAAAGACAACAGGAAGGTATCTTCTATAAAAATCCATCAGACCAAAAGCAAATGGAATAAAAGACGAACTGAATCTAGCAGATCTTcaaaaacagagaggaaagatAGGTCAGTGGGCACTTCCAGCCTGGAAAAAATAGTGCCAATTATTGCTGCACCCTCTTCTGTCCGAGAGGTTGTGCACATGTTACGAATGATAAGAAAACATGTAaggaaaaattatatgaaattcaaggtAAAATTTTCATCAATACAATTTCATAGAATTATTGAGTCAGCAATTTTGAGTTTTACATCACTAATTAAACACCTTGACTTATCCAAAATCTCTAAGTCAGTGACTATTTTACAGAAGAATCTCTGTGATGTTATAGAATCCAAACTTAAGCAAGTTAAAAAGAATGGCATCGTGGATCGTTTATTTGAACAGCAGCTaccagatatgaaaaaaaaattgtggaaattTGTAGATGAACAACTTGATTACTTGTTTACAAAGCTTAAGAAAATCTTAGCAAAGTTTTGTGACTCCATAAACATTGGCAGTGACAGTGACGAAGGAAAacttgaaaagagaaataaagacaaagcACAATATTCAAATTGTCAGAAGGGGAATGTAGGCAGCTCCAGCAAAGAAATGTTGAAGGAGAAACCCCCCAAATCAGAAGATTCTGGTTACTCTAAGTCTTTAGTAGGTTGTAAAAAATCGGAGGAAAAACATCAAGAGCAAAATAATTCCAGTATTAACAGAGTAAAgcacaacattaaaaaaagtacTAACACTTGCTTTGGTAATATTAAGAACCCTCAATTTGAAGAGGCGTCCTTGGAACCAAACTGCCCGAGCAccccaaaggcaggaaaaatggAAGGCAGCACCATAGAGGACTCACAGGCATCCCAGCACGCTGCTTTGAAGCCAGAACGCAGTTTTGAGATTCTTACTGAGCAGCAAGCATCTAGCCTTACTTTTAATTTAGTGAGTGATGCACAGatgggagaaatatttaaaagtttgttgCAAGGTTCTGATCTTTTGGACAACAGTGTTAACTGTAACGAAAAAAGTGAGTGGGAGTTAAAGACACCAGCGAAACAGATGCTAGAGACTCTTAAATGTGAATCTCTACCAGTTTGTACAACGGAAGAGCTCGTTTCAGGGGTGGTTTCTCCCTGTCCTAAGGTGATTAGTGATGATAATTGGTCATTATTGTCATCTGAGAAAGGTCCGTCTCTGTCTTCAGGGCTTTCATTGCCAGTTCATCCTGATGTGTTGGATGAAAGTTGTATGTTTGAAGTGTCCACTAACGTAGCTTTAAGTAAAGATAATGTATGTAGTTCAGAAAAGAGTAAGCCCTGTGTTTCCTCCATACTTCTTGAAGATCTAGCAGTCTCTTTAACAGTACCATCACCTCTAAAGTCAGATGGTCATCTCAGTTTCTTAAAGTCAGATGTTTCGTCTAATTCAACGCCCGAAGAAGTTATTAGTGCCCATTTTAGTGAAGATGCCTTACTTGAGGAAGAGGATGCATCTGAACAGGACATTCATTTAGCCCTGGAGTCTGATAATTCAAGCAGTAAATCAAGTTGTTCTTCATCATGGACAAGCCGGTCTATTGCTCCAGGCTTTCAGTACCACCCTAATCTACCCATGCACGCTGTCATAATGGAAAAGTCCAATGATCATTTCATTGTGAAAATACGCCGTGCGGCACCATCTACCTCCCCTAGTCATAAACAGAATACGGTGGCTGATGAATCTTTGCCAAGAGTGGAAAAGGAAGCTGACGAAACagtggagaaaaaatatatttcatgtcaGTACAGAGTTTTTAAATCTGTGGAGGAATTGAAAATTTCCAGTAAAAATGTTGATAGCAGTAAATCAGTTCATGAAGAACAGGACTGTATGATACAAACAGAGGTTCCCGATATATATGAATTTCTTAAAGATGCTTCAGGTAAAGTGGTTCATAGTACTGAAGTAGTTGAAGAATGTTTCAAGTTGCATCAAGTATGGGAACCAAAAGTACCTGAAAGCGTTGAAGAATTGCCTCCAATGGACGAAATTCCACATTCTGTCGAGGATCATCTTCCAAACGCGTATATAGACCTCACAAAAGATCCAGTCACCGAGACCAAAAAGTTGGGGGAATTCGTAGAAGTAACAGTTTTAAATATTGAGCAGTTGGGATGTTCTGGAAGCAGTGTGGATCAAAATGCTCCAGTATTGGACAGTATGCAGCCTGATACTGTAGATGCTTTTATTGATTTGACACAAGATGTTTCAAGTGACAGTAAAAATGAAGGTAACTGTCCTGCTTTAGCTGTTAAAGACTTGGGGTGTCAGGTGATATGTGTAGATGAAGATAactcaaaggaagaaaaggtgCAAGTGGCAAACAGGCCTTTGGAATGCATTGTTGAGGAAGCCTGTATCGATTTAACCTCGGCATTTCCCAGTTCGGGTGAAGTGAAAAAGGTTGATGTAAAATCAGAGTTGGCATCAAATTCTGGTAGTTCAGAGTTGCCTGGGGCTTTGGATAatgctcacaaaaagaggaaaaatctttCTGATCTAAATCCTTctcagaaaaaacagagaaaggaagcagaCTTAACCGGCAGGGAAAAGACCAAGAAAATTACCCAAGATTCTGGTGAGAATGGTGATGCTCACCGAAAGAAAGCCAGTAAGAAAAAGGCCCCTGTAGTAACTAAAGATCCCTCGTCGTTAAAGGAAAGCCCAGGGACTAAGGATGCATCAGCAGCATCTGCCACTTCTCTTGCAAGCCTTTCTGCGAAGAATGTTattaaaaagaagggagaaattaTAGTTTCGTGGACAAG aAATGATGACCGggaaattttattggagtgtcaGAAAAAAGGGCCATCGTTGAAAACGTTTTCTCAGTTAGCTGCCAAGTTGAATAAAAATCCATATCAG gtCTCAGAAAGATTCCAGCAGCTAATGAAGCTCTTTGAAAAGTCAAAATGCAGGTAG